One region of Ornithinibacter aureus genomic DNA includes:
- a CDS encoding Rv2175c family DNA-binding protein yields MNETPQSETTDAADAAPGADLEALVGEWLTVPDIAERLGLPLSTVRRLIEDRELLSHRVGERRVVAVPAGFLTDEGPHHALKGTFTVLADGGMTDIEIIRWLHTPDDTLPVPGTPINAIHAGFKTEVRRRAMEEAF; encoded by the coding sequence GTGAACGAGACCCCGCAGAGCGAGACGACCGACGCCGCCGACGCCGCCCCCGGTGCTGACCTCGAGGCCCTGGTCGGGGAGTGGCTGACCGTCCCGGACATCGCCGAACGCCTCGGTCTGCCGCTGTCGACGGTGCGCCGGCTCATCGAGGACCGCGAGCTGCTCTCCCACCGCGTCGGGGAGCGACGGGTCGTGGCCGTTCCGGCGGGCTTCCTCACCGACGAGGGGCCGCACCACGCCCTCAAGGGCACGTTCACCGTGCTGGCCGACGGCGGCATGACCGACATCGAGATCATCCGTTGGCTGCACACGCCCGACGACACGCTTCCCGTGCCGGGTACGCCGATCAACGCCATCCACGCGGGCTTCAAGACCGAGGTGCGCCGCCGCGCCATGGAAGAAGCGTTCTGA
- the pknB gene encoding Stk1 family PASTA domain-containing Ser/Thr kinase, with translation MSSTGDALIGRTLDGRYRVLRRLADGGMATVYLALDERLDREVALKVMREHLVHDESFVTRFHREARSAASLSHPNVVAVYDQGRDGDVMFLVMEHVPGLTLREVMREEGALTPRAALDVLEPVLLALGEAHANGLIHRDVKPENVIINDNGTVKVADFGLARAVTSQTVTSTSGVLLGTVAYLSPEQVERGIADARSDVYAAGLMLFEMLTGTKAVTGDTAIHVAYQHVHGGMPLPSSRVPGLDPALDDLVAAATARDPDDRPADAAALLTMLRRTRALLSPAALDSRPAGAEALAAAAVPTTAAASPAATAALPIPGSSATASGSVPTRSHTDTRALTLPPSPPSAPAPLEGRVVAGGGRSGGTRRWWPAIAASALIAALTAWFFMFGPGAMATVPSVQGQTESAAVAAVDDASLTATVTQAFDEVVPAGQVISTDPGAGETIRRGAGVSVVVSKGPERYEVPPVVGMTLAQATASIGEVNLVVGEVKEVFDETVPKDEVISADPGPGASLKKGVEVNLTVSKGRKPIEVRDYTGKDAAAARKALTDLGLVVDASKEENSDTVDKGKVISQSPSDGTLFKGDTVTLVVSKGPVMVDVPNVVGQQVDQARAALEATGFKVTVRKALGGFFGTVRLQEPGSGQAPKGSTITLTIV, from the coding sequence GTGTCATCCACCGGCGACGCGCTCATCGGGCGCACCCTCGACGGACGCTATCGAGTGCTCCGTCGACTCGCCGACGGCGGAATGGCCACCGTCTACCTGGCCCTCGACGAGCGCCTCGACCGCGAGGTGGCCCTGAAGGTCATGCGCGAGCACCTCGTCCACGACGAGAGCTTCGTCACCCGCTTCCACCGCGAGGCGCGCTCCGCGGCATCCCTGTCACACCCCAACGTCGTCGCCGTCTACGACCAGGGTCGCGACGGCGACGTCATGTTCCTCGTCATGGAGCACGTTCCGGGGCTGACCCTGCGTGAGGTGATGCGTGAGGAGGGGGCCCTGACCCCACGCGCCGCGCTCGACGTCCTCGAACCGGTGCTGCTCGCCCTCGGCGAGGCGCACGCCAACGGCCTGATCCACCGAGACGTCAAGCCCGAGAACGTCATCATCAACGACAACGGCACGGTCAAGGTCGCCGACTTCGGTCTGGCCCGGGCCGTGACCAGCCAGACGGTGACGAGCACCTCCGGTGTGCTGCTCGGCACCGTCGCCTACCTCTCCCCCGAACAGGTCGAGCGCGGCATCGCTGACGCCCGCAGCGACGTCTACGCCGCCGGGCTGATGCTGTTCGAGATGCTCACCGGCACCAAGGCCGTCACCGGGGACACGGCGATCCACGTCGCCTACCAGCATGTCCACGGGGGGATGCCGTTGCCCTCCAGTCGGGTGCCCGGTCTCGACCCCGCGCTCGACGACCTCGTCGCCGCCGCCACGGCCCGCGACCCCGACGACCGCCCCGCGGATGCCGCGGCCCTGCTCACGATGCTGCGGCGCACCCGCGCACTGCTGTCCCCCGCGGCCCTGGACTCGCGCCCCGCCGGCGCCGAGGCCCTCGCGGCTGCCGCCGTGCCGACCACCGCTGCTGCCTCCCCTGCCGCGACCGCCGCGCTGCCGATCCCGGGAAGCTCCGCGACGGCATCCGGAAGCGTCCCGACCCGCTCGCACACCGACACGCGGGCCCTCACCCTGCCCCCCTCGCCCCCCTCTGCCCCCGCACCGCTCGAGGGCCGGGTGGTCGCCGGTGGTGGCCGATCGGGTGGCACGCGACGCTGGTGGCCAGCCATCGCGGCATCCGCCCTGATCGCCGCCCTGACGGCCTGGTTCTTCATGTTCGGACCCGGCGCGATGGCGACCGTCCCCTCGGTGCAGGGCCAGACCGAGTCCGCCGCCGTGGCCGCGGTCGACGACGCGTCGCTCACCGCGACCGTGACGCAGGCCTTCGACGAGGTCGTCCCGGCCGGCCAGGTGATCTCCACGGACCCGGGCGCAGGCGAGACGATTCGCCGTGGCGCCGGGGTCTCCGTCGTCGTGTCGAAGGGGCCGGAACGCTACGAGGTGCCGCCCGTGGTCGGGATGACCCTCGCCCAGGCGACGGCCAGCATCGGCGAGGTCAACCTCGTCGTCGGTGAGGTCAAGGAGGTCTTCGACGAGACCGTGCCCAAGGACGAGGTCATCTCGGCCGATCCCGGGCCCGGCGCCAGCCTGAAGAAGGGCGTCGAGGTCAACCTCACGGTGAGCAAGGGCCGCAAACCCATCGAGGTGCGCGACTACACCGGCAAGGATGCCGCCGCGGCGCGCAAGGCGCTCACCGACCTCGGACTGGTGGTCGACGCCAGCAAGGAGGAGAACAGCGACACGGTCGACAAGGGCAAGGTGATCAGCCAGAGCCCGAGCGACGGCACCCTGTTCAAGGGCGACACCGTGACGCTGGTCGTGTCCAAGGGCCCGGTCATGGTCGACGTCCCCAACGTCGTGGGGCAGCAGGTCGACCAAGCCCGCGCCGCGTTGGAGGCCACGGGCTTCAAGGTCACCGTG